The following proteins are encoded in a genomic region of Candidatus Methylospira mobilis:
- a CDS encoding heme biosynthesis HemY N-terminal domain-containing protein — MKTLIYLFIWLVAIIGTVILLHFQAAAYGPGQVTVSLGHWEIEATLFFVGAVLLIGFIFLYIAIRLSIGIFHLPRFLKRRSQEQRALISQQALVAGLIESAEGNWETAEQYLIRHAANSGTPLIHYLTAARAAQSRGAHSERDSYLSKAHELMPEAELAIGLTKAELQLSNQQFDEALASLTHLNKIAPSHAKVLKMMHQAYAQMEDWDGVTKLLPQMHKNKVLMEAEIKLLETETFSALLKRKSEAHSAETMRNTWLDVPEHIRAVPGIQQIYIAAMIEAGSGAEVEPMLRKALDKEWSETLLVLYGHINLPDPQKQQQQVLAWLSKKGESAVLLRVLGKLALRTGDNVAARNYLEKSLGLEPSVEVYQLTGDLLLKLGNALLACQYFRNGLLFASGGVVEQIIEPLEDPVTVAMAEETPES; from the coding sequence GTGAAAACGCTGATCTATCTCTTCATCTGGCTGGTAGCCATCATTGGGACAGTTATCCTGCTGCATTTTCAGGCGGCCGCGTACGGTCCCGGTCAGGTAACGGTTTCTCTGGGACACTGGGAGATTGAGGCCACGCTCTTTTTTGTCGGCGCGGTGCTGCTCATCGGTTTTATATTCCTGTATATAGCCATACGCTTATCCATCGGAATTTTTCATCTGCCGCGGTTTCTCAAACGGCGCTCGCAAGAGCAGCGCGCGCTTATTTCCCAACAGGCGCTGGTCGCCGGCCTGATCGAATCGGCGGAAGGAAACTGGGAAACCGCTGAACAGTACCTGATCCGTCACGCCGCCAATAGCGGCACCCCGTTGATCCATTACCTTACCGCCGCGCGCGCCGCGCAGTCGAGAGGGGCGCACAGCGAGCGTGATTCCTATCTGAGCAAGGCCCATGAGCTGATGCCGGAAGCCGAGCTGGCCATCGGTCTGACCAAAGCCGAACTGCAGCTTTCGAATCAACAGTTCGACGAAGCGCTGGCCAGCCTGACGCACTTGAATAAAATCGCGCCCAGTCACGCCAAGGTGCTGAAAATGATGCATCAAGCCTATGCGCAAATGGAAGACTGGGACGGCGTCACCAAACTGCTGCCGCAAATGCACAAAAACAAGGTGCTGATGGAAGCGGAAATCAAACTGCTGGAAACCGAAACCTTCAGCGCGCTGCTCAAACGCAAGTCTGAGGCGCATAGCGCCGAAACCATGCGCAATACCTGGCTCGACGTGCCGGAGCACATACGCGCAGTACCGGGCATACAGCAGATCTATATCGCCGCGATGATCGAAGCCGGTTCGGGCGCGGAAGTCGAACCGATGCTGCGCAAGGCGCTGGACAAGGAGTGGAGCGAAACCTTGCTGGTGTTGTACGGACACATCAACCTGCCGGACCCGCAAAAACAGCAGCAGCAGGTTCTGGCGTGGCTGTCTAAAAAGGGCGAAAGCGCGGTGCTGCTGCGCGTACTGGGGAAACTCGCATTGCGAACCGGCGACAACGTAGCGGCGCGAAACTATCTTGAAAAAAGCCTGGGCCTCGAGCCTAGCGTGGAAGTCTATCAACTGACCGGCGACCTGCTGCTTAAGCTTGGCAATGCGCTGCTGGCCTGCCAGTACTTCAGAAACGGACTGCTGTTTGCTTCCGGCGGCGTAGTCGAACAGATTATCGAACCGCTGGAAGATCCGGTGACGGTTGCCATGGCGGAAGAAACGCCGGAGTCATAG
- a CDS encoding uracil-xanthine permease family protein, which produces MQQKLSKSTKPVHERHSGIELRYGLDDRLPARETALYAMQWLAMSLPFIVIVGAIAATHHSNDSGLRTLYLQKTTFATGLMLFGQALLGHRLTLVSGPATVLLLGILESRTGPDAIYTAIAVCGTLLAIVSAAGLFSALRTIFTSRVTATVVLLIAFTMTPMIVELLTVGDAGTCSVRLAFASGFVLALFLAHRLLPPAVRALLIVAGMAAGTALFSVIFGINGTVANQETIASFFSGITTPVFDIGTILSFFFCFIALSLNEIGSIQAITPLLRPDGMDGRVRRGMTLTGAVNAVAGLLGVIGPIDYSLSPGVIAASGCGSRFPLIPAAIILLLASFSPAVLSLAGIIPPAVVGSVLIYTLSGQISSGLTAAFNGKAFTFEDGMVIGLPLLAGTVTTQLPAALVDTFPAILRPMAGNGFVVGVIAVLILDRIFHRPVR; this is translated from the coding sequence ATGCAACAAAAACTGTCGAAATCCACAAAACCGGTCCATGAACGGCATAGCGGGATAGAGCTACGCTACGGCCTTGATGACCGGCTGCCGGCTCGGGAAACCGCACTCTATGCCATGCAATGGCTGGCGATGTCTCTGCCCTTTATTGTCATCGTCGGCGCGATTGCGGCTACGCATCATTCCAACGATTCGGGACTGCGAACCCTCTATCTGCAAAAAACCACCTTCGCCACAGGATTGATGCTGTTCGGGCAGGCGCTGCTTGGACACCGCCTGACGCTGGTCAGCGGCCCCGCCACGGTTTTACTACTTGGAATACTGGAAAGTAGAACCGGTCCGGACGCAATTTATACGGCCATTGCCGTTTGCGGCACGCTTCTGGCGATCGTCTCGGCGGCGGGTCTTTTCAGCGCATTACGCACGATATTTACTTCGCGCGTGACTGCTACGGTCGTTCTCCTCATCGCTTTCACAATGACGCCCATGATAGTCGAGCTGCTGACCGTGGGGGACGCCGGGACATGCAGCGTACGACTCGCCTTCGCAAGCGGATTTGTTCTGGCCCTGTTTTTGGCGCACCGTCTGCTTCCGCCGGCAGTACGTGCACTTCTGATAGTCGCTGGAATGGCGGCGGGAACAGCATTGTTCTCCGTCATCTTCGGTATTAACGGCACAGTGGCAAATCAGGAAACAATAGCGTCGTTTTTTTCGGGAATTACCACACCGGTCTTCGATATCGGCACGATTCTGTCGTTCTTTTTCTGCTTTATCGCCCTGTCACTGAATGAAATCGGCTCGATACAAGCGATTACGCCATTGTTGCGGCCGGATGGAATGGACGGACGCGTCAGGAGAGGCATGACCCTGACCGGGGCCGTCAACGCTGTAGCCGGACTGCTGGGCGTCATAGGCCCCATTGATTATTCGCTCAGCCCCGGCGTCATCGCCGCCAGCGGCTGCGGCTCTCGCTTTCCATTAATCCCCGCGGCAATAATACTCCTGCTGGCCTCGTTTTCTCCAGCGGTTCTGTCGCTGGCAGGGATAATTCCGCCGGCAGTGGTGGGAAGCGTTCTGATATACACACTCTCCGGGCAAATCTCCTCGGGATTGACTGCCGCCTTCAACGGGAAGGCTTTCACCTTCGAGGATGGCATGGTAATCGGACTACCGTTGCTGGCTGGAACGGTGACGACGCAGCTCCCGGCAGCGCTAGTAGACACATTTCCCGCCATCCTGCGCCCGATGGCTGGAAACGGGTTCGTAGTCGGCGTTATAGCCGTGCTGATTCTTGACCGGATATTCCACCGTCCGGTGCGGTAA
- the rmuC gene encoding DNA recombination protein RmuC, with product MSPSDPANTEWLLYILIGIGALTLILQLISAAMQLLRSGRAAGLENRLLQLEQALRQEIAGNRGEQNQALRQLGEALQSEARQGREEMQNGLLRFNEQISQQFSIHSQRTAESLKDLRESVAARLSEIQQDNSRKLEQMRVTVDEKLHNTLEQRLGESFRQVSERLELVHKGLGEMQTLASGVGDLKKVLSNVKVRGSWGEVQLDSLLEQMLSPAQYEKNVAVRPGSNERVEFAIKLPGRDEHGGAPVWLPIDAKFPLEDYQRLAEAQESGDIAGMEFASKALDTRIRSEAKSIRDKYLEPPHTTDFGLMFLPVEGLYAEVIRRPGLIDNLQRDYRVTVVGPTTLTAILNSLQMGFRTLAIEKRSSEVWTVLGAVKSEFGKFGDVLAKTRKKLEEASNTIAAAEQRTRVIGQRLKTVEAVPSSEDEPVLLFGAQEQNGEE from the coding sequence ATGAGTCCATCCGATCCGGCCAATACAGAGTGGTTGCTTTATATCCTGATCGGCATCGGCGCGTTGACTTTAATATTGCAACTGATCTCTGCAGCGATGCAGTTGCTGCGTTCAGGCCGCGCCGCCGGCCTTGAAAACCGGCTGTTGCAGTTGGAACAAGCGTTGCGCCAGGAAATAGCCGGAAATCGGGGTGAACAGAATCAAGCCCTGCGTCAGCTGGGCGAGGCCTTGCAGAGCGAAGCGCGTCAAGGCCGCGAGGAAATGCAGAACGGTCTGCTGCGTTTCAATGAACAGATCAGCCAGCAGTTTTCCATACACAGCCAGCGCACAGCGGAGAGTCTGAAAGATCTGCGCGAATCGGTTGCTGCACGGTTATCCGAAATTCAACAGGACAACAGCCGAAAACTGGAGCAGATGCGCGTCACTGTCGATGAAAAGCTGCACAACACCCTCGAACAGCGTTTGGGCGAATCCTTCCGTCAGGTCAGCGAGCGCCTGGAGCTGGTGCATAAAGGGTTGGGCGAAATGCAAACGCTGGCTTCCGGAGTAGGCGATCTGAAAAAAGTGCTGTCCAATGTCAAGGTGCGCGGTTCCTGGGGCGAAGTGCAGCTGGACAGTCTGCTGGAGCAGATGCTAAGCCCGGCTCAATACGAAAAAAACGTCGCGGTGCGTCCCGGCAGCAACGAGCGAGTCGAGTTTGCGATCAAACTGCCCGGACGTGACGAGCATGGCGGCGCGCCGGTGTGGCTGCCGATAGACGCCAAATTCCCGCTGGAGGATTATCAGCGGCTGGCCGAGGCGCAGGAAAGCGGCGATATAGCCGGCATGGAGTTTGCTTCCAAGGCGTTGGACACCCGTATCCGCAGCGAGGCCAAATCGATACGCGACAAGTATCTCGAACCGCCGCACACCACCGATTTCGGCCTGATGTTTCTGCCGGTCGAAGGGCTATACGCCGAAGTAATCCGGCGTCCGGGGTTGATTGACAACCTGCAGCGCGATTACCGCGTTACCGTGGTCGGCCCCACCACGTTGACGGCGATACTCAACAGCCTGCAAATGGGATTCCGCACGCTGGCGATAGAAAAACGTTCCAGCGAAGTCTGGACCGTACTTGGCGCGGTCAAGAGCGAGTTCGGTAAATTTGGCGATGTGCTGGCCAAAACCCGCAAAAAACTGGAAGAAGCCAGCAATACCATAGCGGCCGCGGAGCAGCGCACCCGGGTCATCGGCCAGCGCTTGAAGACCGTCGAAGCCGTGCCGTCGAGCGAAGACGAACCGGTTTTGCTGTTCGGCGCGCAGGAACAGAACGGCGAGGAGTAA
- a CDS encoding response regulator transcription factor, translating to MSARAGMMAKITVMLVDDHAVVRAGHRMLLSQYDNIAVMAETARGEEACQIFVTVRPDIVVMDLNLPGIGGLAAIRRICGRDPHARILAFSVHDEPLYVTRALEAGCKGYVTKSSAPEILVEAIIKVAHGATYIDPDIASRMVVQPAAGNGSPAILTTLTAREFDIFHLLVNGSTTREIAEELCLGYKTVANYVTLIKSKLGVNTAAEMTRLAYQYGILKS from the coding sequence ATGTCCGCGAGAGCCGGGATGATGGCGAAAATTACGGTCATGCTGGTCGACGATCATGCGGTAGTCCGCGCCGGCCACCGCATGTTGCTGTCGCAATACGACAATATCGCCGTGATGGCGGAAACGGCGCGCGGCGAAGAAGCCTGTCAGATCTTTGTGACGGTCCGGCCCGATATAGTAGTCATGGATCTGAATCTGCCCGGCATAGGCGGTCTGGCGGCGATACGCCGTATCTGCGGCCGCGACCCGCATGCCAGAATTCTGGCGTTCAGCGTTCACGATGAACCGCTCTACGTCACGCGTGCGCTTGAAGCGGGGTGTAAAGGCTATGTCACCAAAAGCAGCGCTCCGGAAATTCTGGTCGAGGCGATAATCAAGGTAGCGCACGGAGCAACTTATATCGACCCGGACATCGCCTCGCGCATGGTGGTGCAGCCGGCAGCCGGCAACGGGTCACCAGCCATATTGACTACATTGACGGCGCGCGAGTTCGATATCTTCCATTTACTGGTAAACGGGAGCACCACGCGTGAAATTGCCGAGGAGCTGTGTCTGGGCTATAAAACCGTCGCCAATTACGTTACGTTGATCAAAAGCAAACTGGGTGTAAACACAGCTGCGGAGATGACGCGTCTGGCCTATCAGTATGGGATATTGAAAAGCTGA
- a CDS encoding ATP-binding protein — protein sequence MSLRFRLNLTISLTMFIIVSVGALFITHNARRSVLEEVRSSVNMALQLIDAGLQQTGGDEARLRAWLSELAHLENTRHLRIHVQQLPEKIIKLDSPPRDKAENPVPSWFAWAVTPELMTGEKMVESSGGNPIRISVEADPSDEIAEAWREAEDFLYLMIILAAAVYAVVHFTLGRAFVSVGVILQGLEGIEQGNYEKRLPHLDLLEFDRISQAFNHTAEALTRSRRENRALTQQSLAIQEEERRYISQELHDEFGQSLSAVKVMAASLKKRVDDDGLMAVEAIIESCDHMFIEVRAMMRRLRPMLLDELGLRASLEDLIAHWRNRNQRVEVDFHYDDEVEQYAGDAKIHLFRIVQECLTNIVKYAGARQVSIDFRLSARTPLHSIILDISDDGKGFNPEQTRSGFGLLGMKERIASLGGEFDLTTRPGGGVAITVRVPCPREPG from the coding sequence TTGAGCTTACGCTTTCGCCTGAATCTGACGATTTCTCTGACCATGTTCATCATCGTCAGCGTCGGCGCGCTGTTCATCACCCATAATGCGCGGCGCTCGGTATTGGAAGAAGTGCGGTCGTCGGTCAACATGGCCTTGCAACTGATAGACGCCGGGCTGCAGCAGACCGGCGGCGACGAAGCGCGTCTGCGGGCCTGGCTTTCGGAACTGGCGCATCTGGAAAACACCCGCCATTTGCGCATACATGTTCAGCAACTGCCGGAGAAAATCATCAAGCTCGACTCGCCTCCACGCGATAAAGCCGAAAACCCGGTGCCTTCGTGGTTCGCCTGGGCGGTCACGCCGGAATTGATGACCGGTGAGAAAATGGTGGAAAGCAGCGGCGGAAATCCGATCCGCATCAGTGTGGAAGCCGATCCCAGCGATGAAATAGCCGAAGCCTGGCGCGAGGCCGAGGACTTTCTGTATCTCATGATAATCCTGGCGGCCGCGGTTTATGCCGTGGTTCATTTTACCCTGGGGCGCGCGTTTGTATCGGTGGGCGTCATTTTGCAGGGGCTGGAAGGCATAGAGCAAGGCAACTATGAAAAGCGGCTGCCGCACCTGGATTTATTGGAATTCGACCGGATTTCGCAGGCGTTTAATCACACAGCGGAAGCCCTGACCCGATCGCGCCGCGAAAACCGCGCGCTGACGCAGCAATCGCTGGCGATACAGGAAGAGGAACGCCGTTACATATCACAGGAATTGCACGACGAATTCGGCCAGTCGCTGAGCGCAGTCAAGGTCATGGCGGCCTCGCTCAAAAAACGGGTTGACGACGACGGTCTGATGGCCGTGGAGGCCATAATCGAATCATGCGACCACATGTTTATCGAAGTGCGCGCAATGATGCGCCGCTTACGGCCGATGCTGCTGGACGAACTGGGTCTACGTGCGTCGCTGGAGGATTTGATAGCTCACTGGCGCAACCGCAATCAGCGCGTCGAGGTGGATTTTCATTACGACGACGAAGTGGAGCAATACGCAGGAGACGCCAAGATTCATTTATTCCGCATCGTACAGGAATGCCTGACCAACATCGTCAAATATGCCGGCGCGCGGCAGGTCAGCATCGATTTTCGGCTGTCCGCCAGAACACCGCTGCATAGCATCATCCTGGACATCAGCGACGACGGCAAGGGATTCAATCCCGAGCAGACCCGAAGCGGTTTCGGGCTGTTGGGCATGAAAGAGCGCATCGCGAGTCTGGGCGGCGAATTCGATCTGACTACGCGTCCCGGCGGCGGGGTCGCGATTACGGTGCGTGTACCATGTCCGCGAGAGCCGGGATGA
- the gor gene encoding glutathione-disulfide reductase produces the protein MSNYDFDLFVIGAGSGGVRAARMAAALNVRVAVAENRHLGGTCVNVGCVPKKLFVYASRFSEEFDAAKGFGWSLQKPQFDWTRLLAQKNREIGRLQGVYQGLLNQSGVKVIEGQARLLDAHTVAVADRVYTCERILIATGGWPSVPEIPGKKWVVTSNEMFALEKLPKRLLIVGGGYIAVEFAGIMHGLGVQTTLCYRGAQLLRGFDEDIREFVSQEMRSKGIDIRLNTSIDSIKKIGDELMAHTGQNQSIAADLVLYATGRKPNTAGLGLEALGVYLDAAGAVRVNEQYQTNIPSIYAIGDVTNRINLTPVATAEAMALINRLYAGLNALVDYDNIPTAVFSQPNVGTVGLSEAEARKRYPAIDIYKSVFTPMKHTLSGQGEKTLMKMVVEAGSGKVLGVHMVGADAGEIIQGIAVAVRAGATKAVFDSTIGIHPTTAEEFVTMRKPV, from the coding sequence ATGTCTAACTATGATTTTGACTTGTTCGTTATCGGCGCCGGTTCCGGAGGCGTGCGCGCGGCGCGGATGGCCGCCGCATTGAACGTCAGGGTCGCGGTTGCCGAAAACCGTCACCTTGGCGGCACCTGCGTGAATGTCGGTTGCGTGCCGAAAAAACTGTTTGTGTATGCCTCCCGCTTTAGTGAAGAGTTCGACGCCGCGAAAGGCTTCGGCTGGTCGCTGCAAAAGCCGCAATTCGATTGGACGCGCTTATTGGCGCAGAAAAACCGGGAGATCGGCAGACTGCAAGGCGTTTATCAAGGATTGCTGAATCAATCCGGTGTCAAGGTGATAGAGGGGCAAGCCCGTTTGCTGGATGCTCACACCGTGGCGGTTGCTGATCGGGTTTACACATGCGAGCGTATTTTAATCGCCACAGGCGGCTGGCCTTCGGTGCCGGAGATACCGGGCAAAAAATGGGTCGTTACCTCCAACGAAATGTTCGCGCTGGAAAAGCTGCCGAAAAGACTGCTGATAGTCGGCGGCGGCTATATCGCCGTGGAATTCGCCGGCATCATGCACGGACTCGGCGTGCAAACCACGCTTTGCTATCGCGGCGCGCAACTGTTGCGCGGTTTCGATGAGGATATCCGGGAGTTCGTGAGTCAGGAAATGCGCAGCAAGGGTATCGACATCCGGCTCAATACCAGCATCGACAGCATTAAAAAAATCGGCGACGAATTGATGGCGCATACAGGACAGAACCAGTCCATCGCAGCCGATCTGGTGTTATACGCAACCGGAAGAAAGCCGAATACTGCCGGTCTGGGGCTCGAAGCGCTCGGTGTGTATCTGGACGCAGCCGGAGCAGTCAGGGTGAACGAACAATATCAGACCAATATTCCATCGATCTACGCAATAGGCGATGTGACCAACCGCATCAATCTGACGCCGGTTGCCACGGCGGAAGCAATGGCGCTTATCAACCGGCTTTATGCCGGACTAAACGCGCTGGTCGATTACGACAACATTCCAACAGCGGTTTTCAGTCAACCCAATGTCGGTACGGTGGGCTTGTCCGAGGCCGAGGCCAGAAAACGCTATCCTGCCATCGATATTTATAAATCCGTGTTTACGCCGATGAAACACACGCTGTCCGGCCAGGGAGAAAAGACATTGATGAAAATGGTGGTCGAAGCAGGGAGCGGCAAAGTGCTGGGTGTACACATGGTGGGCGCCGATGCCGGCGAAATCATACAAGGCATCGCGGTTGCCGTCAGGGCGGGTGCGACGAAAGCCGTTTTCGATTCGACCATAGGCATACACCCGACTACCGCCGAGGAGTTTGTCACCATGCGCAAGCCGGTTTGA
- a CDS encoding peroxiredoxin has product MNANVPNVIFKTRVRDASISGDNPFRWQDVSSDDIFKDKKIVVFALPGAFTPTCSSTHLPGYETRYDEIIALGVDEVYCLSVNDAFTMFQWGKHLGVEHVKMLPDGNGDFTRGMGMLVKKENLGFGYRSWRYSMLVEGGKIVQLFSEPGQADNHPEDPFTVSDADTMIGFLKQR; this is encoded by the coding sequence ATGAACGCAAATGTACCGAATGTAATATTTAAAACCCGAGTCCGCGACGCAAGCATAAGCGGCGACAATCCGTTCCGTTGGCAGGATGTCAGCAGCGACGATATTTTCAAGGACAAAAAGATAGTCGTTTTTGCTTTGCCCGGCGCTTTCACGCCGACCTGTTCCAGCACGCATCTGCCCGGCTACGAAACCAGATACGACGAAATCATTGCGCTAGGCGTGGATGAAGTGTATTGCCTGAGCGTAAATGACGCCTTCACCATGTTTCAGTGGGGTAAACACCTCGGGGTCGAACATGTGAAGATGCTGCCCGATGGCAACGGCGACTTTACCCGCGGCATGGGGATGCTGGTCAAAAAGGAGAATCTCGGATTTGGCTATCGATCCTGGCGCTATTCAATGCTGGTCGAGGGCGGCAAAATCGTACAATTGTTCAGTGAGCCGGGGCAAGCCGACAATCACCCTGAAGACCCGTTCACGGTTAGCGATGCCGATACGATGATCGGATTTCTAAAACAACGTTAA
- a CDS encoding LysR substrate-binding domain-containing protein yields MNLRDLQFLIAVADLRSFGQAAERCFISQPTLSTQIKKLEEALGIQLFERSNKKVLPTEIGEQIIGSARRMLEEEQIIKELAASARDPLAGNLRLGAFPTLAPYLFPQLVPLIRRELPKIRLMLIEDKTDTLLRQLSSGQIDAALLAMPVEDESLQITALFEDEFLLAVACGHPLANKTIVTLDDLTGLPLLLLDEGHCLRGQALQICQTAGLSEQQDVRATSLETLRQMARAGTGITLIPAIAVREEDGLCYRPFQAPPPRRTIALVWRKTTARRVLFEKLVFSVLAIRRKALRME; encoded by the coding sequence ATGAACCTCCGAGACCTGCAATTCCTGATTGCCGTCGCCGACCTGCGCAGTTTCGGTCAAGCCGCCGAACGCTGTTTCATCAGCCAACCCACGCTGAGCACCCAAATCAAAAAACTGGAGGAAGCGCTGGGCATACAGCTCTTCGAGCGCAGCAACAAAAAAGTGCTGCCGACCGAAATCGGCGAACAAATTATTGGATCGGCGCGACGGATGTTGGAGGAAGAACAAATCATCAAGGAGTTGGCCGCCTCCGCACGGGATCCGCTTGCCGGAAACCTGCGCCTGGGGGCGTTTCCGACCCTGGCGCCGTATCTGTTTCCGCAGCTGGTACCCCTCATCAGGCGGGAACTGCCCAAAATCCGCCTGATGCTGATCGAAGATAAAACCGATACATTGCTACGGCAACTCAGCAGCGGACAAATCGATGCGGCGTTATTGGCGATGCCGGTTGAAGACGAATCTCTGCAGATAACCGCGCTGTTCGAAGACGAATTTCTGCTGGCTGTCGCCTGCGGCCATCCGTTGGCGAACAAAACCATTGTTACTCTTGATGATTTGACCGGCTTACCGTTATTATTACTTGATGAAGGCCATTGTTTGCGCGGACAGGCGTTGCAGATTTGTCAAACAGCCGGCCTTTCCGAACAACAGGATGTGCGCGCGACCAGCCTGGAGACCCTGCGGCAAATGGCGCGCGCCGGCACGGGCATCACCTTGATTCCGGCCATAGCGGTTCGCGAGGAGGACGGCCTTTGTTATCGACCGTTTCAAGCCCCGCCTCCCCGCAGGACAATAGCTCTTGTTTGGCGAAAAACCACCGCGCGCCGGGTTCTGTTCGAAAAGCTGGTGTTTTCCGTATTGGCTATACGGCGGAAAGCATTACGGATGGAGTAG
- the mnmE gene encoding tRNA uridine-5-carboxymethylaminomethyl(34) synthesis GTPase MnmE, which translates to MNQETIAAIATPAGRGGIGVVRISGELVRQLMQPLLGREIAPRQACYTPFHDESGCVADTGIALYFPAPHSFTGEDILELQCHGSPMVLDILLRALQTLGVRLARPGEFALRAFLNGKIDLAQAEAISDLIESSTEAAARSAQNTLQGAFSRTVNTLVEQLIQLRLYVEASIDFSDEEIDFISEHGVRQKMQNLLDQLERTRQSARQGALLREGLTLVIAGKPNAGKSSLMNYLAGRETAIVTSQPGTTRDILREYIQIDGMPLHLIDTAGLRDSNDPIEQEGMRRAREAMRNAGRILFIMDESAKRPEDNEILPELLPGNIPVTCIHNKIDKSGARPGIQTIGGNVHIHLSVKTGKGMDILKTHLKQIAGYDDDSGETVFTARRRHLDALRQAQDHIGSALTLIAHSGPLELSAEEMRLAQQALSEITGKFTTEQLLDRVFSSFCIGK; encoded by the coding sequence ATGAACCAGGAAACCATCGCCGCGATTGCCACGCCGGCCGGCCGCGGCGGCATCGGGGTCGTGCGCATTTCCGGCGAACTTGTCCGGCAACTCATGCAGCCGCTGCTGGGCAGGGAAATTGCGCCGCGCCAGGCCTGCTATACCCCTTTCCACGATGAAAGCGGCTGCGTCGCCGATACCGGAATCGCGCTGTACTTCCCAGCCCCTCACTCGTTCACAGGCGAAGACATACTGGAACTGCAATGCCACGGCAGCCCGATGGTGCTGGACATTCTGCTGCGCGCACTGCAAACCCTGGGCGTCCGTCTGGCTCGTCCCGGCGAATTCGCTCTGCGCGCGTTTCTGAACGGCAAAATCGACCTGGCCCAGGCCGAAGCCATCAGCGACCTGATCGAAAGCTCGACCGAAGCCGCCGCACGCTCAGCACAAAACACCCTGCAAGGCGCATTTTCCAGGACAGTCAATACGCTGGTCGAACAGCTTATCCAACTGCGGCTATACGTTGAAGCGTCTATCGACTTCAGCGATGAAGAAATCGACTTTATAAGCGAACACGGCGTCAGACAAAAAATGCAAAACCTGCTGGATCAGCTTGAGCGTACGCGGCAATCGGCGCGCCAGGGCGCGCTGCTGCGCGAAGGGTTGACGCTGGTAATCGCAGGCAAACCCAATGCCGGAAAATCGAGCCTGATGAATTATCTGGCCGGCAGGGAAACCGCCATCGTCACCAGCCAACCCGGCACCACGCGCGATATCCTGCGCGAATACATACAGATCGACGGTATGCCCTTGCACCTGATCGACACCGCAGGACTGCGCGACAGCAACGACCCGATTGAACAGGAAGGCATGCGCCGCGCCAGGGAAGCCATGCGGAACGCAGGACGCATCCTGTTTATCATGGATGAAAGCGCCAAGCGACCCGAAGATAACGAAATCCTGCCCGAGCTGCTGCCCGGCAATATACCTGTTACCTGTATTCACAACAAAATAGATAAAAGTGGAGCACGGCCTGGTATACAAACAATAGGCGGGAACGTGCATATCCATCTATCGGTAAAAACAGGAAAGGGAATGGATATACTGAAAACGCACCTGAAACAAATCGCCGGTTACGACGACGACAGCGGAGAAACGGTATTTACCGCACGGCGCAGGCATCTCGACGCATTGCGGCAAGCACAGGACCATATCGGTAGCGCGCTGACGTTAATCGCCCATAGCGGCCCGCTGGAGCTGAGCGCCGAGGAAATGCGTCTGGCCCAGCAGGCGTTATCCGAAATTACCGGAAAATTCACTACGGAGCAGTTACTGGATCGAGTGTTTTCCAGTTTCTGCATAGGAAAATGA